The Verrucomicrobiota bacterium genome segment ACGAACCCATCCGGGGCCGGTGGTCGTGCGGCATCTCCAGGTCAGTCATCCTCTGCAACCACCACCCGCACCTGCGCCTCTTGCAGCGCGACGGCCCTCAGGCGTGATTCCCTTCTGTGGTCCGGCCCGCGGATCGTGAACCCGCCCGCCACGACGGCACCGCCGTAGGTTCGGGTGATGAGCCCGCGGCGCGCCATAGAGTCCAGATCCCGGCGGACGGTGTAGCCGGAAACGTTCAGGTGGCTGGCGAGTTCGGTGACCCTCGTCTGGCCGTGCTCTCACTTCAGATCTTTGGAAAATGATTTTTGTTCAAAAATAAAATCTTTTGTAAAGGTGCGTCCGTGCACCAGCCCTTGTGGACATGCCGGTCCCCGGGTGTCGATGCCCCGGAGGAAAGACTGCGCTTGATCAGCCGTCTCCGGACACGGAAGGCGCCGGGAGAGCGCACCGGTCCAACCCGGTTTACGCGCGGGTGGAAGCGCCTCATATCATTCAAACACTTATTCCGGTAGAATATCGGCTCAGGGGGGCGCAGGATGATGCTTCGTACCTTGAATGGCTCTTAGGCCCAACGGGCCCGCAGACCTTAGCCCAGGGT includes the following:
- a CDS encoding DeoR family transcriptional regulator, which gives rise to MNVSGYTVRRDLDSMARRGLITRTYGGAVVAGGFTIRGPDHRRESRLRAVALQEAQVRVVVAEDD